A genomic region of Mus musculus strain C57BL/6J chromosome 7, GRCm38.p6 C57BL/6J contains the following coding sequences:
- the Gm6176 gene encoding sperm motility kinase X-like gives MTEQDLKMMEQDLKACYSIEENFDTNYKMLNTLGEGKFSVVKRAFHVPTSTSVAVKILQNTKEYTSPICREARIMKSLSHPNIIKLFHVVQRRETTYLVMEYASEGELQDRIIKVGSLEESETRRLFAQIVHAVQYCHDHHIVHRDIKASNILINYRGNAKLCDFGLAAEVIPGQKLAGFCGTLPYCAPELLQAEKYEGPPVDIWSLGVLLFLMVSGNLPFQGRYFVDLKQEIISANFSIPSHVSIDILNVIIELLMINPSRRPTIHQIMRHPMIRGSEACLPPTSTQISQAPQATALSGP, from the coding sequence ATGACGGAGCAGGATCTGAAGATGATGGAGCAGGATCTGAAGGCCTGCTACTCAATTGAAGAGAACTTCGACACTAACTATAAGATGCTGAACACACTGGGTGAAGGAAAATTTTCAGTGGTGAAACGAGCCTTCCATGTCCCCACAAGTACCTCTGTGGCTGTAAAAATTCTCCAAAACACCAAGGAGTACACCTCACCCATCTGCAGGGAAGCCAGGATTATGAAATCACTTAGCCATCCTAACATTATCAAGCTGTTTCATGTGGTCCAGAGAAGAGAGACTACCTACCTGGTGATGGAGTATGCCTCAGAGGGAGAGCTACAAGATCGCATCATCAAAGTGGGGTCTTTAGAGGAGAGCGAGACTCGAAGGTTGTTTGCCCAGATAGTACATGCGGTGCAGTACTGCCATGACCATCACATTGTCCATAGAGACATAAAGGCCAGCAACATCTTGATCAACTACAGGGGAAATGCCAAGCTGTGTGATTTTGGCTTGGCTGCTGAAGTGATTCCTGGACAAAAGCTGGCAGGTTTCTGTGGCACGCTGCCCTACTGTGCCCCGGAACTCTTGCAAGCAGAGAAATATGAGGGCCCCCCTGTAGATATCTGGAGTTTAGGGGTCCTCCTGTTCCTCATGGTATCTGGGAACTTGCCTTTCCAAGGCAGGTATTTTGTGGACTTAAAGCAGGAGATCATCTCTGCAAACTTCAGCATCCCTTCCCATGTTTCCATTGATATTCTCAATGTCATCATTGAACTGCTGATGATCAATCCCAGCAGGAGGCCAACCATCCACCAAATCATGAGGCACCCCATGATCAGGGGCAGTGAGGCATGTTTACCACCTACTTCCACACAGATTTCCCAGGCACCCCAAGCCACAGCATTGTCAGGACCATGA